One genomic region from Streptomyces sp. NBC_01431 encodes:
- a CDS encoding DUF5703 family protein, which yields MPEYEFVDVYVPRGVSRKEATRLLTDHAEYGHWELDRLSLRRDGSRRVRLRRRIIRQVRATW from the coding sequence ATGCCGGAATACGAATTTGTCGACGTGTACGTCCCGCGCGGGGTGTCCCGCAAGGAGGCGACGCGTCTGCTGACCGACCACGCCGAGTACGGACACTGGGAGTTGGACCGACTGAGTCTGCGCCGGGACGGCAGCCGCAGAGTGCGGCTCCGCAGGCGGATCATCCGCCAGGTGCGCGCCACGTGGTG
- a CDS encoding helix-hairpin-helix domain-containing protein: protein MTALPQGSAPGSTADDTAQAAVAPDITEVAADAETAGAETAVERAASDTPAGPGTTDADTNADADAPTDAAPDATPDEDGGSTTEAPADTTAEPAAPEVSEAAAELAAQRELRARIEQRKAEKEAPIEAGAKLSGPAADLLAAVRAVESGEKSGAAFFAGPPPAPRKPAPTPVATAPVRPRAPEPARTPTTSAEALASVRDVLTRGGAPEALAAQVTGALGEQGADVLGADPWQLLAVPGVRPEQADGFARALLGAECRPDDERRGAALVGWILEQAALLGHTALAADEVRKSLAARSVPDPDAAVQQAIAEGVVLVFQDGVPQGAEEPEAPESGEEGAPPAEPVEVLLGLDRYALAEESLADGLARLLNSPVRDDGSVWPEVGELVRAVAGSGLVAHTGGEAARTESAAVVTAAAAAGLRAAGAAHTADGQRRLAELTGPLAAFTVAGLLSGAGPGRDADGALALDVLVVQDAPQLDVETAAMLVESLPDGCRLVLSGDPGVLGSAGAGRVFADVLAARVCPVVASRLPDPGPVGELVSGVGIGELNQVEAPGREVVIVPVRDAGEAVHRSVQLLADSIPRAIGIPAEQTQVITVGHGGSAGTRALNAALKQRLNPGPGRFGGFDPADRVAYAPAPGRTVTGTVVGADAEGLRLDCAGAPVLVPKERVESALRHGWALTAHQATGMRWPAVVVVLPGDAAQGLNRAWVYTAFSRAERHLSVVHGVDQALPRAVAEVLPAPRTTRLAPLLKGLLMTAE from the coding sequence GTGACTGCGCTTCCCCAGGGCTCGGCCCCTGGATCCACGGCCGACGACACCGCCCAGGCGGCGGTGGCGCCGGACATCACCGAGGTGGCCGCCGACGCGGAGACCGCCGGCGCCGAAACCGCCGTGGAGCGCGCCGCATCCGACACCCCGGCCGGACCCGGGACGACGGACGCTGACACGAACGCGGACGCGGACGCACCGACGGATGCGGCACCGGACGCGACGCCGGACGAGGACGGGGGCTCGACAACGGAGGCGCCGGCGGACACGACGGCAGAACCCGCGGCGCCCGAGGTGTCCGAGGCGGCGGCCGAGCTGGCCGCCCAGCGCGAACTGCGGGCCAGGATCGAGCAGCGCAAGGCCGAGAAGGAGGCGCCGATCGAGGCCGGCGCCAAGCTGAGCGGACCGGCCGCGGACCTGTTGGCGGCGGTCCGGGCTGTGGAGAGCGGCGAGAAGTCGGGCGCCGCGTTCTTCGCGGGCCCGCCGCCCGCCCCCCGCAAGCCCGCGCCCACCCCCGTGGCCACCGCTCCGGTACGTCCCCGCGCGCCCGAACCAGCGCGGACGCCGACCACGTCGGCCGAAGCCCTCGCTTCGGTGCGCGACGTACTGACCCGGGGCGGCGCGCCCGAGGCCCTGGCCGCCCAGGTCACCGGGGCCCTCGGCGAACAGGGGGCCGACGTGCTCGGTGCCGACCCCTGGCAGCTCCTGGCCGTGCCCGGAGTGCGGCCCGAGCAGGCCGACGGCTTCGCCAGGGCGCTGCTCGGCGCCGAGTGCCGGCCCGACGACGAGCGCCGGGGCGCCGCGCTGGTGGGCTGGATCCTTGAGCAGGCGGCCCTTCTGGGGCACACGGCGCTGGCGGCCGACGAGGTGCGCAAGTCCCTTGCGGCCCGGTCCGTTCCGGACCCGGACGCGGCGGTGCAGCAGGCGATCGCCGAGGGCGTGGTGCTGGTCTTCCAGGACGGCGTTCCGCAGGGAGCCGAGGAGCCCGAGGCTCCGGAGAGCGGCGAGGAGGGCGCGCCGCCGGCGGAACCGGTGGAGGTACTGCTCGGGCTCGACCGCTACGCGCTGGCCGAGGAGAGCCTGGCCGACGGGCTCGCCCGGTTGCTCAACTCGCCGGTGCGGGACGACGGTTCGGTGTGGCCGGAGGTCGGCGAGCTGGTCCGCGCGGTCGCGGGCAGCGGTCTGGTGGCGCACACCGGCGGCGAGGCCGCGCGCACCGAATCCGCCGCCGTGGTGACGGCGGCGGCAGCAGCCGGACTGCGGGCCGCGGGCGCCGCGCACACGGCGGACGGGCAGCGTCGCCTGGCCGAACTGACCGGCCCGCTGGCCGCGTTCACCGTGGCGGGCCTGCTCTCCGGCGCGGGTCCGGGCCGGGACGCGGACGGCGCGCTCGCTCTCGACGTCCTGGTCGTGCAGGACGCGCCGCAGCTCGACGTGGAGACCGCGGCCATGCTGGTGGAGTCGCTGCCCGACGGCTGCCGACTGGTACTGAGCGGGGATCCGGGGGTGCTCGGCTCCGCGGGCGCCGGGCGGGTCTTCGCCGATGTGCTGGCCGCCCGGGTCTGCCCGGTGGTCGCCTCGCGGCTGCCGGATCCGGGGCCGGTCGGCGAACTGGTCTCGGGCGTCGGCATCGGCGAGCTGAACCAGGTCGAGGCGCCCGGCAGGGAAGTCGTGATCGTCCCGGTGCGGGACGCGGGCGAGGCCGTGCACCGCAGCGTGCAGCTCCTCGCCGACTCGATCCCCCGGGCGATCGGCATTCCCGCCGAACAGACCCAGGTCATCACGGTCGGCCACGGCGGCTCGGCGGGCACCCGCGCGCTGAACGCGGCCCTGAAGCAGCGCCTGAACCCCGGCCCCGGCCGCTTCGGCGGTTTCGACCCGGCGGACCGGGTGGCGTACGCACCGGCCCCCGGGCGCACGGTGACGGGCACGGTCGTGGGGGCGGACGCGGAGGGCCTGCGGCTCGACTGCGCCGGAGCCCCCGTCCTCGTACCGAAGGAGCGGGTCGAGTCGGCGCTGCGGCACGGCTGGGCGCTGACGGCGCACCAGGCGACCGGGATGCGTTGGCCCGCGGTGGTCGTGGTGCTGCCGGGGGACGCGGCGCAGGGCCTCAACCGGGCGTGGGTCTACACCGCGTTCAGCCGGGCCGAGCGTCATCTGTCCGTCGTCCACGGCGTGGACCAGGCGCTCCCCCGGGCCGTTGCGGAGGTCCTCCCGGCACCGCGCACCACTCGCCTCGCTCCGCTCCTCAAGGGTCTCCTGATGACCGCCGAGTAG
- a CDS encoding aldo/keto reductase: MEQRHLGRTGLRVSRIGLGTLTWGRDVGEHDAADLLKAFWEAGGTLVDTADVYGGGDAEYLLGQLMERLVPRRDLVIATKAGSVPDPYRRFDCSRGHLLAALDASLERLGTDYVDLWQVHAFDCETPLEETLQALDIAVTSGRARYAGVSNFSGWQLAKAGTWQLAAPGLRTRIASTQMEYSLLQRGVEREVLPAALDLGIGLLPSSPLGRGVLTGKYRHGTPPDSRGASEGLSAFVAPYLDDPASRIVDALAIAADGLAATPLQVALAWVRDRPGVVAPIVGARNAHQLAAALSVETLSLPDEICQALDDVSAPVHRYPDQDWSTL, encoded by the coding sequence ATGGAGCAGAGGCATCTCGGCCGCACGGGCCTGCGCGTATCCCGGATCGGGCTCGGCACCCTCACCTGGGGCCGGGACGTCGGCGAGCACGATGCCGCCGATCTCCTGAAGGCCTTCTGGGAAGCGGGCGGCACGCTGGTCGACACGGCCGACGTGTACGGCGGCGGGGACGCCGAGTATCTGCTGGGGCAGCTCATGGAGCGGCTCGTGCCGCGCAGGGACCTGGTGATCGCGACCAAGGCGGGCAGCGTGCCCGACCCCTACCGCCGCTTCGACTGCTCGCGCGGCCATTTGCTCGCCGCCCTCGACGCCTCGCTGGAACGGCTCGGGACCGACTACGTCGACCTGTGGCAGGTGCACGCGTTCGACTGCGAGACCCCGCTGGAGGAGACCCTCCAGGCGCTGGACATCGCGGTCACCAGCGGGCGGGCGCGGTATGCGGGCGTCTCCAACTTCAGCGGCTGGCAGCTCGCCAAGGCAGGGACCTGGCAGCTCGCCGCGCCCGGCCTGCGCACCCGGATCGCCAGCACCCAGATGGAGTACTCGCTGCTCCAGCGCGGGGTGGAGCGTGAGGTCCTGCCGGCCGCGCTGGACCTGGGCATCGGTCTGCTGCCCTCGTCGCCGCTGGGGCGGGGCGTTTTGACGGGCAAGTACCGGCACGGGACGCCGCCCGACTCGCGGGGGGCGTCCGAGGGGCTTTCGGCGTTCGTGGCGCCCTATCTCGACGACCCGGCGAGCCGCATCGTCGACGCCCTCGCGATAGCGGCGGACGGGCTCGCCGCGACACCCCTGCAGGTGGCGCTGGCATGGGTGAGGGACCGGCCGGGAGTGGTGGCGCCGATCGTCGGCGCGCGCAACGCGCACCAGCTCGCGGCGGCATTGTCAGTGGAGACGCTTAGTCTTCCTGACGAGATCTGCCAGGCGCTGGACGATGTGTCGGCGCCCGTGCACCGCTATCCCGATCAGGACTGGAGCACGCTGTGA
- a CDS encoding LLM class F420-dependent oxidoreductase has protein sequence MRLGINLGYWGAGMDGDNLAVAKEADRLGYDVCWAAEAYGSDAPTVLAWVAAQTERIDVGSAILQIPARQPAMTAMTAATLDSLSGGRFRLGLGVSGPQVSEGWYGVKFDKPLARTREYVEIVRKAMTRERLSYEGEHWTLPLPDGPGKPIKLTVHPQREHIPLYIAAIGPKNLEQTGEIADGALLIFPAAEHIEATAISHLRAGREKAGLTMDGFDVCPTLPIALGADEDVPKMADMFRPYTALYVGGMGSRKQNFYNQLAQRMGYEKEAAEIQDKYLSGDKAGASAAVPQQLIDSTTLLGSVERIADRMGAYAAAGVTTLTLAPAGFTLDERLAALRAGTEALERAGLA, from the coding sequence ATGCGGCTCGGCATCAACCTCGGCTACTGGGGCGCGGGAATGGACGGCGACAACCTCGCCGTCGCCAAGGAGGCGGACCGGCTCGGCTACGACGTCTGCTGGGCCGCCGAGGCCTACGGCTCGGACGCGCCGACCGTGCTCGCCTGGGTCGCCGCCCAGACCGAGCGCATCGACGTGGGCTCCGCGATCCTCCAGATCCCGGCCCGCCAGCCCGCCATGACCGCCATGACGGCCGCCACCCTCGACTCGCTCTCCGGCGGGCGCTTCCGCCTCGGCCTCGGGGTCTCGGGACCGCAGGTCTCCGAGGGCTGGTACGGCGTCAAGTTCGACAAGCCGCTGGCCCGCACCCGCGAGTACGTCGAGATCGTACGGAAGGCGATGACGCGGGAGCGGCTCTCCTACGAGGGCGAGCACTGGACGCTGCCGCTGCCCGACGGCCCCGGCAAGCCCATCAAGCTGACCGTGCACCCGCAGCGCGAGCACATTCCGCTCTACATCGCCGCGATCGGCCCCAAGAACCTGGAGCAGACCGGCGAGATCGCCGACGGCGCGCTGCTGATCTTCCCCGCCGCCGAGCACATCGAGGCGACCGCGATCTCCCACCTCCGCGCGGGCCGCGAGAAGGCCGGCCTCACCATGGACGGCTTCGACGTCTGCCCCACCCTGCCGATCGCGCTGGGCGCCGACGAGGACGTACCCAAGATGGCCGACATGTTCCGGCCGTACACCGCGCTGTACGTCGGCGGCATGGGCAGCCGCAAGCAGAACTTCTACAACCAGCTCGCGCAGCGCATGGGGTACGAGAAGGAGGCCGCCGAGATCCAGGACAAGTACCTGTCCGGTGACAAGGCGGGTGCGAGTGCCGCCGTTCCGCAGCAGCTGATCGACTCGACCACGCTGCTCGGATCGGTCGAGCGGATCGCCGACCGGATGGGGGCCTACGCCGCCGCCGGTGTCACCACGCTGACCCTGGCGCCGGCCGGCTTCACGCTCGACGAGCGGCTCGCGGCGCTGCGGGCGGGCACGGAGGCACTGGAGCGGGCGGGTCTCGCCTAG
- a CDS encoding ferritin-like domain-containing protein — MLSAKSVFQEILGNDESFRLFCSIAASGEAQGGWENGRIAALLPEGCRALAPKVTRHGADEDKHGRIFRALMKKRGLSPIGVPRETDYTMLLERHGIGLGHGRLREDEPLTERDVIVYLAHSRVTEQRASEQMALLRKHFGDDPGIGRAVRMISADEDNHLAYCHEELLRLARAGHGRTIQRVLRECALAEIRVYRDVSLAVMSHMGRILGWPWSRTAVLAAGIHAVYAYERLGGWRRMVSLSMPRRRDALGAPAVEFA, encoded by the coding sequence ATGCTCTCGGCCAAGAGCGTGTTCCAGGAGATCCTCGGCAACGACGAGTCGTTCCGGCTGTTCTGCTCCATCGCGGCCAGCGGAGAGGCTCAGGGCGGCTGGGAGAACGGCCGGATCGCCGCCCTCCTGCCCGAGGGCTGCCGCGCTCTGGCACCCAAGGTCACCCGCCACGGCGCCGACGAGGACAAGCACGGGCGGATCTTTCGCGCGCTGATGAAGAAGCGCGGGCTCAGCCCCATCGGCGTACCGCGCGAGACCGACTACACGATGCTGCTCGAACGGCACGGCATCGGTCTGGGGCACGGCCGGCTCAGAGAGGACGAGCCGCTCACCGAACGGGACGTCATCGTCTACCTCGCCCACAGCCGCGTCACCGAGCAGCGCGCCTCCGAGCAGATGGCGCTGCTGCGCAAGCACTTCGGGGACGACCCGGGCATCGGCCGCGCGGTGCGGATGATCTCCGCCGACGAGGACAACCATCTGGCTTACTGCCATGAGGAGTTGCTGCGCCTGGCCCGCGCCGGGCACGGCCGCACCATCCAGCGCGTGCTGCGCGAATGCGCGCTCGCGGAGATCCGGGTGTACCGCGACGTCAGCCTCGCTGTGATGTCGCACATGGGGCGGATCCTGGGCTGGCCGTGGAGCCGGACAGCGGTGCTCGCGGCGGGGATTCACGCGGTGTACGCCTACGAGCGGCTCGGCGGCTGGCGGCGGATGGTCAGCCTTTCCATGCCGCGGCGCCGCGATGCGCTCGGGGCTCCCGCGGTGGAGTTCGCCTAG
- the corA gene encoding magnesium/cobalt transporter CorA, giving the protein MPAMIVDCAIYREGRRTRGPGDFSDALAQARAAGDSFVWVGLYEPTEEEFDLVSSEFGLHALAVEDALKAHQRPKLEVYDDSLFAVLKPVTYEPHSDTVSSGELMLFVGDCFVVTVRHGEGAPLKAVRHRLEAEPGLLKHGPTTVLYAVSDAVVDHYTDVAAELQTDLEELEAEIFSPTGGRDAKNTASRIYTFKRQLQEFRRATGPLAQPMQRLASAGVPFVNAKSQPFFRDVNDHLMRTNETVDGLDRLLSDILSAHLAQVGVRQNDDMRKISAWAAMAAVPTMVAGIYGMNFDHMPELHWGWAYPAVILLMASLEVGLYRLFKRRGWL; this is encoded by the coding sequence ATGCCTGCAATGATCGTCGACTGCGCCATCTACCGCGAGGGCCGCCGCACGCGGGGCCCAGGGGACTTCTCGGATGCCCTGGCCCAGGCGCGCGCGGCCGGCGACAGCTTCGTCTGGGTGGGGCTCTACGAGCCGACGGAGGAAGAGTTCGACCTGGTCAGCAGCGAGTTCGGGCTGCATGCGCTGGCCGTTGAGGACGCCCTCAAGGCGCATCAGCGGCCCAAGCTGGAGGTCTACGACGACTCGCTGTTCGCGGTGCTCAAGCCGGTCACGTACGAGCCGCACAGCGACACCGTCAGCTCGGGCGAGCTGATGCTCTTCGTGGGCGACTGCTTCGTGGTGACGGTCCGGCACGGCGAAGGCGCGCCGCTCAAGGCGGTGCGGCACCGCCTTGAGGCGGAGCCGGGCCTGCTCAAGCACGGGCCCACCACGGTCCTGTACGCGGTGAGCGACGCGGTCGTGGACCACTACACGGACGTGGCGGCGGAGCTCCAGACCGACCTGGAGGAGCTGGAGGCGGAGATCTTCTCCCCGACGGGCGGGCGCGACGCGAAGAACACCGCGTCGCGCATCTACACCTTCAAGCGCCAGCTCCAGGAGTTCCGCCGGGCCACGGGCCCGCTCGCGCAGCCCATGCAGCGGCTCGCGAGTGCGGGCGTGCCGTTCGTGAACGCCAAGTCGCAGCCGTTCTTCCGCGATGTGAACGACCATCTGATGCGGACGAACGAGACGGTGGACGGTCTGGACCGCCTGCTCTCCGACATCCTCTCGGCCCACCTCGCCCAGGTGGGCGTGCGCCAGAACGACGACATGCGGAAGATCTCGGCGTGGGCGGCGATGGCGGCGGTCCCCACGATGGTGGCCGGCATCTACGGCATGAACTTCGACCACATGCCGGAACTGCACTGGGGGTGGGCGTACCCGGCGGTGATCCTGCTGATGGCGTCACTGGAGGTCGGCCTGTACCGCCTGTTCAAACGAAGGGGCTGGCTGTAG
- a CDS encoding histidine phosphatase family protein: MPTLILVRHGRSTANTAGVLAGWTPGVALDERGRAQAASLPGRLAGVPLAAVVTSPLQRCRETVQPLLDARPELPLHPEDLIGECDYGDWSGGKLSELSGDPLMEVVQQHPSNATFPGGESMRAMQNRAVEAVRDWNARIETEYGPDAVYAMCSHGDIIKSVVADALGMHLDLFQRISVEPCSLTVIRYTRLRPFLVRLGDTGDLASLVPHETPAGEQAEVGGGAGAP, translated from the coding sequence ATGCCCACGCTGATCCTCGTACGTCACGGACGTTCCACCGCCAACACGGCGGGGGTGCTGGCCGGCTGGACGCCGGGTGTCGCCCTCGACGAACGCGGCCGTGCCCAAGCCGCCTCCCTGCCCGGCCGGCTGGCCGGGGTGCCCTTGGCGGCCGTCGTCACCAGCCCGCTGCAACGCTGCCGGGAGACCGTACAGCCGCTCCTGGACGCCCGCCCCGAACTGCCGCTGCACCCCGAGGACCTGATCGGCGAGTGCGACTACGGCGACTGGTCGGGCGGCAAGCTCTCCGAACTCTCCGGCGACCCGCTCATGGAGGTCGTGCAGCAGCACCCGTCGAACGCCACCTTCCCCGGCGGCGAGTCGATGCGCGCCATGCAGAACCGGGCCGTCGAGGCCGTACGGGACTGGAACGCGCGGATCGAGACCGAGTACGGCCCCGACGCGGTCTACGCCATGTGCTCGCACGGCGACATCATCAAGTCCGTCGTTGCGGACGCCCTCGGCATGCATCTCGACCTCTTTCAGCGCATCTCGGTTGAACCGTGTTCCCTCACCGTGATCCGCTACACCCGGCTGCGGCCTTTCCTGGTAAGACTCGGGGACACCGGCGACCTCGCGTCGCTCGTCCCGCACGAGACGCCCGCCGGGGAACAAGCCGAGGTCGGTGGCGGTGCGGGAGCACCGTGA
- a CDS encoding DUF3090 domain-containing protein: MSRQVFFYDPPDRFVAGTVGLPGRRTFFLQASAGGRTTSVALEKTQVAALAERIDELLDEVVRRTGGNAPVPAVAPPDVTDTAPLDSPVEEEFRVGTMALAWDGDEQRMIIEAQALVELDAESEDDLAEAEERMLQDEENGPPMLRVRLTGAQARAFAKRALDVVNAGRPPCPLCSLPLDPEGHVCPRQNGYRRGA, translated from the coding sequence GTGTCCCGTCAGGTGTTCTTCTACGACCCGCCGGACCGTTTCGTGGCCGGCACGGTCGGGCTGCCGGGCCGCCGTACGTTCTTCCTCCAGGCGTCCGCGGGCGGCCGCACCACCAGCGTCGCCCTGGAGAAGACCCAGGTCGCGGCGCTCGCCGAACGGATCGACGAGCTGCTCGACGAGGTCGTGCGCAGGACCGGAGGAAACGCTCCTGTACCGGCCGTCGCCCCGCCCGACGTCACGGACACCGCCCCGCTCGACTCGCCCGTCGAGGAGGAGTTCCGGGTCGGCACCATGGCGCTGGCCTGGGACGGCGACGAACAGCGCATGATCATCGAGGCGCAGGCCCTGGTCGAGCTGGACGCCGAATCCGAGGACGACCTCGCCGAGGCCGAGGAGCGGATGCTCCAGGACGAGGAGAACGGGCCGCCGATGCTGCGGGTGCGCCTGACCGGAGCGCAGGCCCGCGCGTTCGCCAAGCGGGCCCTGGACGTCGTGAACGCGGGCCGGCCGCCGTGCCCGCTGTGCAGCCTGCCGCTCGACCCGGAAGGACACGTATGCCCGCGCCAGAACGGATACCGTCGCGGAGCCTGA
- a CDS encoding SCO1664 family protein, whose translation MPAPERIPSRSLTAAEQLTLLTLLTKGELTVLGRIREASNAVLYCTVAYGDESVECVYKPVAGERPLWDFPDGTLAQREVAAYEVSLATGWDLVPPTVLRDGPHGEGMVQLWIEPVEPAEQEAGLLALVEGEEPGEGWKAIGFAEVDEGRTALLVHADDERLRRLAVLDAVINNGDRKGGHLLPAPGGRLYGIDHGVTFNAADKLRTLLWGWAGEPLTAEAVGALKGLAEALRPGEPLAVRLGGLITSVELDAVRSRVAALLAAGVHPSPSGEWPAIPWPPV comes from the coding sequence ATGCCCGCGCCAGAACGGATACCGTCGCGGAGCCTGACCGCAGCGGAGCAGCTCACCCTGCTCACCCTGCTCACCAAGGGGGAGCTCACGGTCCTCGGGCGGATCCGCGAGGCGTCCAACGCGGTGCTGTACTGCACGGTCGCGTACGGCGACGAGAGCGTGGAGTGCGTCTACAAGCCGGTCGCCGGTGAGCGCCCCCTGTGGGACTTCCCCGACGGCACCCTCGCCCAGCGCGAGGTCGCCGCGTACGAGGTGTCCCTGGCGACCGGCTGGGACCTGGTGCCGCCCACCGTGCTGCGCGACGGGCCGCACGGCGAGGGCATGGTCCAGCTGTGGATCGAGCCGGTCGAGCCGGCCGAGCAGGAGGCCGGGCTGCTCGCGCTCGTCGAGGGCGAGGAGCCCGGCGAAGGCTGGAAGGCGATCGGGTTCGCCGAGGTCGACGAGGGACGCACCGCGCTGCTCGTGCACGCCGACGACGAGCGGCTGCGGCGGCTCGCGGTGCTCGACGCGGTGATCAACAACGGCGACCGCAAGGGCGGCCACCTCCTGCCCGCGCCGGGCGGGCGGCTGTACGGGATCGACCACGGGGTCACGTTCAACGCGGCTGACAAGTTGCGAACGCTGTTGTGGGGGTGGGCGGGGGAGCCGCTCACCGCGGAGGCGGTGGGTGCCTTGAAGGGCCTGGCCGAGGCCCTTCGCCCCGGGGAGCCGCTTGCCGTGCGGCTGGGTGGCCTGATCACGTCGGTGGAGCTCGATGCGGTGCGCTCCCGGGTGGCGGCACTGCTGGCCGCCGGAGTGCACCCCAGCCCGTCAGGAGAGTGGCCGGCCATTCCCTGGCCGCCGGTCTGA
- the mshC gene encoding cysteine--1-D-myo-inosityl 2-amino-2-deoxy-alpha-D-glucopyranoside ligase: MYAWPASEVPALPGKGRDLRIHDTATGGLVSLDPGPVARIYVCGITPYDATHMGHAATYNAFDLVQRVWLDTKRQVHYVQNVTDVDDPLLERAERDGKDWVELAQSETALFREDMTALRLLPPQHYIGAVESIPGIVPLVERLRDAGAAYELEGDIYFSVESDPHFGGVSHYDAEAMRVLSAERGGDPERPGKKNPLDPMLWMAAREGEPSWDGASLGRGRPGWHIECVAIALDHLGMGFDVQGGGSDLVFPHHEMGASHAQALTGEYPFAKAYVHAGMVALDGAKMSKSKGNLVFVSKLRRDGTDPAAIRLALLAHHYRADWEWTGQVLQDAVERLGRWRAAVSRPDGPSADALVEEVREALANDLDAPAALAAVDRWAERQEADGGTDESAPGLVSRLVDSLLGVAL, encoded by the coding sequence ATGTATGCCTGGCCCGCTTCTGAGGTCCCCGCCCTGCCTGGCAAGGGCCGCGACCTCCGGATCCACGACACCGCGACCGGCGGTCTGGTTTCCCTCGACCCCGGTCCCGTCGCCCGTATCTACGTCTGCGGGATCACCCCGTACGACGCGACCCACATGGGTCACGCGGCGACCTACAACGCGTTCGACCTCGTTCAGCGCGTGTGGCTCGACACCAAGCGGCAGGTTCACTACGTCCAGAACGTGACGGATGTGGACGATCCGTTGCTGGAGCGGGCCGAACGCGACGGCAAGGACTGGGTGGAGCTCGCGCAGAGCGAAACCGCCCTGTTCCGCGAGGACATGACGGCCCTGCGGCTGCTGCCGCCCCAGCACTACATCGGAGCGGTCGAGTCGATACCCGGCATCGTTCCGCTGGTCGAGCGGCTGCGGGACGCGGGAGCCGCGTACGAGCTCGAAGGCGACATCTACTTCTCCGTCGAGAGCGACCCGCACTTCGGCGGGGTCTCGCACTACGACGCCGAAGCCATGCGGGTCCTGTCCGCCGAGCGCGGCGGCGACCCCGAGCGGCCCGGCAAGAAGAACCCGCTGGACCCGATGCTGTGGATGGCCGCCCGTGAGGGCGAGCCGAGCTGGGACGGCGCTTCGCTGGGGCGCGGGCGCCCCGGCTGGCACATCGAGTGCGTCGCCATCGCGCTCGACCACCTCGGCATGGGCTTCGACGTGCAGGGCGGCGGCTCCGACCTCGTCTTCCCGCACCACGAGATGGGCGCCTCGCACGCCCAGGCGCTGACCGGTGAGTACCCGTTCGCCAAGGCGTACGTCCACGCGGGCATGGTCGCCCTGGACGGCGCGAAGATGTCCAAGTCCAAGGGCAACCTGGTCTTCGTCTCCAAGCTGCGGCGCGACGGCACCGACCCGGCCGCCATCCGCCTCGCGCTGCTCGCCCACCACTACCGGGCCGACTGGGAGTGGACCGGCCAGGTGCTCCAGGACGCCGTCGAGCGTCTCGGGCGCTGGCGCGCCGCCGTCTCGCGGCCCGACGGCCCGTCCGCGGACGCGCTGGTCGAGGAGGTCCGCGAGGCCCTCGCCAACGACCTGGACGCGCCTGCCGCGCTGGCCGCCGTGGACCGCTGGGCCGAGCGCCAGGAGGCGGACGGCGGCACGGACGAGTCCGCCCCCGGCCTCGTGTCCCGCCTGGTCGACTCGCTCCTTGGCGTGGCTCTGTAG